One genomic segment of Burkholderiaceae bacterium includes these proteins:
- a CDS encoding sigma-70 family RNA polymerase sigma factor: MSPAQIVEQLPGLRRYARALTGDAWAADDLVQDTLERACRKWLLWRRGSNLRAWLFTLMHNLYLNQRRTLVPVQALDDEALAFVAGAADVAGDTAIDLDRCLQRLPAEQRAVLLLVTLEDMAYADVARVLDIPLGTVMSRLSRARERMRALMEQAPARTPQRPIHPNTALRRLK; this comes from the coding sequence ATGAGCCCCGCCCAGATCGTCGAGCAATTACCCGGGCTGCGCCGCTATGCGCGCGCGCTGACGGGCGACGCCTGGGCGGCCGACGACCTGGTGCAGGACACGCTGGAGCGCGCCTGCCGCAAATGGCTGCTGTGGCGCCGCGGCAGCAACCTGCGCGCCTGGCTGTTCACGCTGATGCACAACCTGTACCTGAACCAGCGCCGCACGCTGGTGCCGGTGCAGGCGCTGGACGACGAGGCGCTGGCTTTCGTGGCCGGCGCGGCGGACGTGGCGGGCGACACCGCGATCGACCTCGACCGCTGCCTGCAGCGCCTGCCGGCCGAGCAGCGCGCCGTGCTGCTGCTGGTGACGCTGGAGGACATGGCCTACGCCGACGTGGCGCGCGTGCTGGACATTCCGCTGGGGACCGTGATGTCGCGCCTGTCCCGGGCGCGCGAGCGCATGCGGGCCTTGATGGAACAGGCCCCCGCGCGCACGCCGCAGCGCCCCATCCACCCCAACACGGCCTTGCGCCGCCTGAAGTGA
- the smpB gene encoding SsrA-binding protein SmpB: MATKKPASTNPVIAQNKKAAFNYFFEERFEAGMVLEGWEVKALRAGKAQLTDGYVVIRGGELFVIGCQINPLGTASTHVRADSARTKKLLMKKDEIQRLIGKVEQKGYTLVPINLHWKNGRVKCEIALAKGKATHDKRDTIREREGKREVERALKSRHR; the protein is encoded by the coding sequence ATGGCGACGAAAAAACCCGCTTCCACCAACCCGGTCATTGCCCAGAACAAGAAGGCCGCGTTCAACTACTTCTTCGAGGAACGCTTCGAGGCCGGCATGGTGCTGGAAGGCTGGGAGGTGAAGGCCCTGCGCGCCGGCAAGGCGCAGCTGACCGACGGCTACGTGGTGATCCGGGGCGGCGAGCTGTTCGTCATCGGCTGCCAGATCAACCCGCTGGGCACCGCCAGCACCCACGTGCGCGCCGACTCGGCCCGCACCAAGAAGCTGCTGATGAAGAAGGACGAGATCCAGCGGCTGATCGGCAAGGTGGAGCAAAAGGGCTACACCCTGGTGCCCATCAACCTGCACTGGAAGAACGGCCGCGTGAAGTGCGAGATCGCGCTGGCCAAAGGCAAAGCCACGCACGACAAGCGCGACACCATCCGGGAGCGCGAAGGCAAGCGCGAGGTGGAGCGGGCGCTCAAGAGCCGGCATCGCTGA
- a CDS encoding type II toxin-antitoxin system RatA family toxin — translation MKSVHKSVLIWYTPAEMYALVTDVARYPEFLPWCSHARVLSETETGMTAEVGIALKGVKQSFTTRNEHVPDREVRLHLVDGPFSRLEGDWRFTPLGDGTQRACRVDLKLDYGFSSTLLAAVVGPVFDRIAASMVDAFVKRAEQVYGAAAV, via the coding sequence ATGAAATCCGTCCACAAGTCCGTCCTGATCTGGTACACGCCGGCCGAGATGTACGCGCTGGTCACCGACGTGGCGCGCTACCCCGAGTTTCTGCCCTGGTGCAGCCACGCGCGCGTGCTGTCCGAGACCGAGACGGGCATGACCGCCGAGGTCGGGATCGCCCTCAAGGGCGTCAAGCAGAGCTTCACCACCCGCAACGAGCACGTGCCCGACCGCGAGGTGCGCCTGCACCTGGTCGACGGCCCGTTCTCGCGGCTGGAGGGCGACTGGCGCTTCACCCCGCTGGGCGACGGCACGCAGCGGGCCTGCCGCGTCGACCTGAAGCTGGACTACGGCTTTTCCAGCACGTTGCTGGCGGCCGTGGTGGGCCCCGTGTTTGACCGCATCGCCGCCAGCATGGTGGATGCCTTCGTCAAGCGCGCCGAGCAGGTGTACGGCGCCGCCGCGGTGTGA
- a CDS encoding RnfH family protein, with product MAGSISVLLVRAPGPRQVEQRALRLPAGSTLGQALAAAGWPAPGAADVGIWGRRAPLDRPLCDGDRVELYRPLKVDPKVARRERFGRQGARTAGLFARRRPGAKPGY from the coding sequence ATGGCCGGATCGATCTCGGTGCTGCTGGTGCGCGCACCCGGCCCGCGGCAGGTGGAGCAGCGCGCCCTGCGCCTGCCCGCGGGCAGCACGCTGGGACAAGCCCTGGCGGCCGCGGGCTGGCCGGCGCCAGGCGCCGCCGACGTGGGCATCTGGGGCCGCCGGGCGCCGCTGGATCGGCCGTTGTGCGACGGCGACCGGGTGGAGCTGTACCGGCCGCTGAAGGTGGACCCGAAGGTGGCCCGGCGCGAGCGCTTCGGCCGCCAGGGTGCGCGCACGGCGGGGCTGTTTGCCCGCCGGCGCCCCGGTGCCAAGCCCGGGTACTGA
- a CDS encoding DUF4124 domain-containing protein: protein MTLHRPLLLAGLLLASLSAVAQYQWIDKDGRRVFSDRAPPADIPVKNILSQPRGGAALAAAPAAAEAAMPAASATATAGKAPAPGVDKALDDKKKQAEAADAAKQKADEARQAAARADNCKRAQGAKATLDSGMRMARVNAQGEREVLDDAQRAAELKRVNEIIAASCK from the coding sequence ATGACCTTGCATCGCCCCCTCCTCCTCGCCGGCTTGCTGCTGGCCAGCCTGTCGGCCGTGGCGCAGTACCAGTGGATCGACAAGGACGGCCGCCGCGTGTTCAGCGACCGCGCGCCGCCGGCTGACATCCCGGTCAAGAACATCCTGTCGCAGCCGCGCGGCGGCGCCGCGCTGGCCGCCGCACCCGCCGCGGCCGAGGCTGCCATGCCGGCGGCATCGGCAACGGCGACGGCCGGCAAGGCCCCGGCGCCGGGCGTCGACAAGGCGCTGGACGACAAGAAAAAGCAGGCCGAGGCGGCCGACGCCGCCAAGCAAAAGGCCGACGAGGCGCGTCAGGCCGCTGCTCGCGCCGACAACTGCAAGCGCGCCCAGGGCGCCAAGGCCACGCTGGACTCGGGCATGCGCATGGCCCGCGTCAACGCCCAGGGCGAGCGCGAGGTGCTGGACGACGCGCAGCGCGCGGCCGAACTCAAGCGCGTCAACGAGATCATCGCCGCCAGCTGCAAGTAG